One Vibrio taketomensis DNA window includes the following coding sequences:
- a CDS encoding helix-turn-helix transcriptional regulator, with protein sequence MTHFTNLDISTIDLRIETRTQVMQRIPLSRATLYRYEDEGKFPPKIKLGDKTGGYLSHEIDYFILAISQGDDLRRVVKSLLHFRSKMIESTPLFQMINYQ encoded by the coding sequence ATGACCCATTTCACTAATTTAGACATCAGCACCATTGACCTGCGTATAGAGACAAGAACACAGGTGATGCAACGCATTCCTCTATCTAGAGCGACCCTATATCGTTACGAAGATGAAGGTAAATTTCCTCCTAAGATAAAGCTTGGCGACAAGACAGGGGGGTATTTATCTCATGAAATCGATTATTTCATTCTAGCCATCTCCCAAGGTGACGACTTGAGACGTGTTGTAAAATCATTACTTCATTTTCGGTCGAAAATGATTGAAAGTACGCCATTGTTTCAGATGATAAATTACCAATAA
- a CDS encoding relaxase/mobilization nuclease domain-containing protein encodes MIFEELECKKSTQSINDITRLVRYGAKQGDDITTLVSYASSQSKQQGDSSFFIHSNEITSVPLSARKRDAREVDWNDVIRELQSAHLTNPNTKLPFRHFVVSLAENEHLSRPQWQKVATKLMTHLGYKNARYIVFKHSDTDHEHIHIIASTTDIFTGKIISNWRSHLKAQSVMRQLEGELRLQKVISSVKHHSTYDTNIKGKREHTIKRMMQRKIEQAINRLPPSASLHQFEIALLNEGIEIKLKQNNIGTRYQGLVYQFHDYRFSASSLRSGNKYTLGKLISNGILHKEALDKTLAQPEHSSKLRRAQEKFTIIRKAAQNKADEFRKQIQAHHQNQYKFLLLVCLIKHAKAMQAQADYWLYHSKFLRDEWERAMVRSLYESEKGIYKAANLLSDIFYHILLTLFEESLNNGWKLHIVATNNPTEHQLELKLGKRNDHSGLAR; translated from the coding sequence ATGATTTTTGAAGAACTGGAGTGCAAAAAGAGCACCCAATCAATCAACGATATCACTCGCCTTGTTCGCTACGGTGCGAAACAAGGTGATGATATCACGACCCTTGTTTCCTACGCTTCCAGTCAAAGCAAACAACAGGGAGATTCTTCATTCTTCATCCATTCGAATGAAATCACCTCTGTTCCTTTATCCGCACGCAAAAGAGATGCAAGAGAAGTTGATTGGAATGACGTTATTCGTGAACTTCAAAGTGCTCATCTTACTAATCCAAATACCAAGCTACCGTTTCGTCATTTTGTTGTCTCACTGGCAGAAAATGAGCATTTATCTCGCCCTCAATGGCAAAAAGTAGCGACTAAGCTAATGACACATCTTGGCTACAAAAATGCTCGTTATATTGTCTTTAAGCACTCCGATACGGATCACGAGCACATACACATCATTGCTTCAACAACCGACATATTTACGGGAAAAATCATTTCAAACTGGCGCTCACACCTAAAGGCTCAATCAGTAATGAGACAATTAGAGGGCGAACTTAGGCTGCAGAAGGTCATAAGTTCAGTGAAGCATCATTCGACTTATGACACCAATATCAAAGGAAAAAGGGAACATACGATTAAACGAATGATGCAAAGAAAAATTGAACAGGCCATCAATCGATTGCCACCTTCGGCTTCACTACACCAATTTGAGATTGCTTTACTTAATGAAGGTATTGAAATTAAGCTGAAACAAAACAATATCGGGACTCGATATCAAGGGCTGGTGTATCAATTTCATGACTATCGGTTTTCTGCATCTTCACTACGAAGTGGCAATAAGTACACCCTCGGAAAGCTGATCTCGAACGGAATACTTCACAAAGAGGCATTAGATAAAACTCTTGCCCAGCCAGAACATTCAAGCAAACTCCGTCGTGCACAGGAAAAGTTTACAATCATTAGAAAAGCCGCACAAAACAAAGCAGATGAGTTTAGAAAGCAAATTCAAGCACATCATCAAAACCAATATAAGTTTTTGCTTCTCGTCTGCTTAATAAAACACGCAAAAGCCATGCAGGCACAAGCTGATTACTGGCTATACCATAGTAAGTTTCTAAGAGATGAGTGGGAAAGAGCGATGGTTCGCAGCCTGTATGAATCAGAGAAAGGGATATACAAGGCAGCCAATCTGTTGAGTGATATTTTCTACCACATTTTGCTGACACTATTTGAAGAATCCCTTAATAATGGATGGAAGCTACATATTGTTGCGACTAATAATCCCACTGAACATCAGCTTGAGTTGAAACTTGGCAAACGAAATGACCATTCTGGACTAGCGAGATAG
- a CDS encoding winged helix-turn-helix domain-containing protein: MEKALNKTRFLTPKQYQLLKCLYDAHPNVLQKEEIIARVWGTTHTSPESLPQLIIRTRQAIGDSNKKILVNELGVGYSLHFEVIADEVIHDSICPEKHKSDGQIKRKPKATLWHLTVGLLLALTAYNTYEAVKAIYFATDFRAVHHATPYPHVKHDADGKTRLTIGKSECTYEKTTSPSVPIKQKSLLFLSSLTLSSS, from the coding sequence GTGGAGAAAGCACTGAACAAAACCCGCTTTCTAACGCCAAAACAGTATCAGCTGCTGAAATGCCTTTATGATGCTCACCCAAATGTTCTGCAAAAAGAAGAAATCATCGCCCGTGTTTGGGGGACAACGCATACTTCTCCTGAGAGTTTACCTCAACTCATTATTCGTACTCGCCAAGCGATTGGTGACAGTAATAAAAAAATATTGGTCAATGAGTTAGGGGTTGGATATTCGCTCCACTTTGAAGTCATCGCCGATGAGGTTATCCATGACAGTATTTGTCCTGAAAAGCACAAAAGTGATGGTCAAATAAAACGGAAACCTAAAGCGACTTTATGGCACTTGACCGTTGGTTTATTACTCGCGTTAACCGCTTACAACACTTATGAAGCAGTAAAAGCAATCTACTTCGCAACTGACTTTCGAGCGGTCCATCATGCCACCCCATACCCGCATGTAAAACACGATGCCGATGGTAAAACTCGACTCACGATTGGAAAAAGTGAATGTACTTATGAAAAAACAACTTCTCCTTCAGTGCCCATAAAGCAAAAGTCATTGCTTTTTTTGTCGTCCTTAACCTTATCCTCGTCATGA
- a CDS encoding trypsin-like serine protease: MSINHSDNQHIVQTVNGYSCTGQLVSGKYVLTAGHCSDNFLNPSETEGIHE, encoded by the coding sequence ATATCAATAAATCATTCAGATAACCAACACATAGTACAAACGGTTAATGGCTATTCATGTACTGGGCAACTGGTAAGTGGAAAATACGTTCTTACCGCAGGGCATTGCTCTGATAATTTTCTGAACCCCAGCGAGACCGAGGGCATTCACGAATGA